In Williamsoniiplasma luminosum, the genomic stretch AGCTCAAGCTGAAATCAAAATTTTAAGACAGGAACTTGCTCAAACAAAAGAAGAATTAAAGTTAGCGCATGTTGAAATCAAGCGTTTGAAAGATAAATATGAACCTGATTTCTATTAGTGAGATCTCAACAAAAAATTAAAATCGGAAGTTCAATGCTTCCGATTTTAATTTGGGACATTTCTATTTACTCATTGACTATATAAAAAACATTTTTTTGAATTTAAAGGTAATATTTAAAATTTTATTTCTAATCTGTTATGAGAAACAATCAAAAAAATAGTTTCAAATTGGAAAAGGAGTACATGAAAAAAGATATTTCATTTATAATTAAATATGAAAAAGGCGAAATAGATGTCGATGGGACAATTAGTTTAGAGGAAATGAAATTTATGGCTGATAATATGAGCACAAAAGAAGGAATTGAATTTGGCCAAGATTTTATGCATACTATGAAACAATATGGAAGCGTATTTCCAAAAAAGGCAAAAAAACCAATTAAGAAACCAGATCCAACAAATGAATTATTTAAGTTAACTAAGGCTGAATTGGTTGATATGGTGCAAAACATAATGGGTGTTGTGAATACTTTAAGAGAAGAATTGCAATTAGCACAAGCTGAAATCAAAATTTTAAGACAGGAACTTGCTCAAACCAAACAAGAACTTGCTCAAACCAAACAAGAACTTGCTCAAACAAAAGAAGAACTACAATTAGCACATATTGAAATCAAACGTTTAAAAGATAAATATGAACCCGATTTCCTTTAATAGTATGTTGATAAAAATTAAAATCGGAAGTCCAAGGCTTCCGATTTTAATTTGAGTCATTTCTACTTATTGATTGACTATATAAAAAAATTTTTAGTAAAACTAAAAATTTAAATTTATTTCTTCAAAATTAATGATGGCTGAGTCATTTCTGAAGGGATTTCAATGTACATCAAATCTAAAATTGTTGGTGCAACATCAGCAATTCCAGCATCCCGACTTCTCATTTCAACATCAGCTGTAATAATAATTGGAACATTTTGGGTGGTATGTTTTTTATTTGGTTGCCCAGTTTCATCAATCATAATTTCAGCATTTCCATGATCAGCTGTGATCACCATAATCCCATTATGTTTGGTCACAAAACTATCATAAATTCTTTCCAGTTGCTGGTCTAAAACTTTGACAGCTTGAATTGCTGCTTGTTCATCTCCAGTATGCCCAACCATATCAGCGTTGGCAAAATTCAAAACAATCAAGTCAAATTCATTTTTTTCAATTTCAATTAATAACTGGTCAGTAATTTCTTTGGCTGACATTTCTGGTTTTAAATCATAAGTTGCCACTTTTGGGGAAGGGATTAAATCCAAACTAGCCCCATTCAAAGTAATTTCATTTGGTTTAGCTAAACCATTTTTGAAATAATCATTTCCCCCATCAAAGAAAAATGTCACGTGGGCAATTTTTTCAGTTTCAGCAATTCTTAATTGCTTATAACCTTGATCTGCTAAATATTGACCAAGGGTATTTGTTAATGGAGTTGGTGGGTAAGCAATGTGGGGTGAAGTCACTGAATCGGCATATTTCATCATTGAAACAAAACGAATTTGATCACCAATAAAATGCAATTCTTGAAATGATGAATAATTTCAAGCAGGATAGTTTTCATTGGTCATGATTGAAGCTATTTGAATCGCACGATCAGGTCTAAAATTGGTAAAAATCACAGCATCAAATGGTAAGATACCCCCAAGTGGATTATTTCTATTATAAGCTGGGGTAATCATTTCATCATCCTTGCCTAAATTGTATTCTGATTCAAGATAAGCAATTGGATCAGTAAACGAATTGACATCGTTTTGTGAGACCATTGCTCGATAAGCTTCAGCACTACGTTCAAAACGTTTATCACGATCCATTGCAAAATAACGTCCATTAATTGAAGCTATCACTCCAATATTGTTGTTTTGTTTGATTAGATCTAATAAAGTTTGTAGATAATTTTTAGCAACTTTTGGTTGGGTGTCTCGACCATCTGTAAATAAATCAAAGGCAATTTTGGTTAAACCAAAATTGACAGCAGCTTGATAAACAGCCATCATGTGATTCATATGTGAATGGACCCCACCATCAGAAAACATCCCCATTAAATGGAGAGTTGTATGATTGGTTTTGACAAATTCAAAAGCATCAACGATTTCTTTGTTTGTCGCAATTTGATTTGTTTTAACTTCATTATTTAGTTTGGCCAACGATTCAAATTTGATGCGTCCTGCCCCAAGATGAATATGACCAACTTCAGAATTTCCCATTTGTCCTTCTGGAAGTCCGACTCATTCACCTGATGCATGAGCTTGAACTCATGGATATTTAGTTTGTAATTGTTTGACAAAAGTCATGTTGGCTTGCGCCACAGCATTGCCTTTATCATGTTCATCAGCGATTCCTCATCCATCTAAAATCGCTAATAAAACTGGTTGTTTAATTCTCATTTTCTCTCCTTATTTTTTCAAAATATATTGACGAATAATTTCTGAAACCGCACCTTGTTCATTGGTTAAAGGCATATGAAGATCAGCGATTTTCTTTAAATCATCAACTGAATTTTCCATGGATACACCATACCCAACAAATTTAATCATTGAAATATCATTGTATCCATCTCCGACTGCCATAATGTTTTTTGGATCAATGTTCAATTCTTGACTTAATCATTTCAAAGCGTGAGCTTTGTTAATTCCAGGGGCATTGACCTCTGAATTATTTCCATGATCAATTGCAACTTCAAAACCTAAATCAGCTAGTGCTTCAAGAAACCCTGGTCTGGCATCAAAAGCAAGCATTTTGAAAAATTCAAAATTAAAATTTGCTTGAACATCTTTTCATTCGACATATTCCCCATCAAAAAAATTCATTTCATTCAAATAAGCTTGAATTTTATCTTGAGTGTTGGCAGGATCAATGACGTTTGTAATTGTGGTTTGCAAATCATCAACATAACCTCATACAATCGAACCTTTAAATTCTGGTCTTTCAGCTAATTCAAAAGCTTTTTGTGCTAAATCAGCTTTAATGGTGTGTTTTTTTAAAATGGTTTTTTTGAAAACATCATAAATAGCTCCAC encodes the following:
- a CDS encoding Cof-type HAD-IIB family hydrolase codes for the protein MKDIKLLALDMDGTVYYNMGHVIKENIEPIQSAIEQGVEVVFVTGRPVHSRPNQIIENGFAKKDGTVIVGYNGGAIYDVFKKTILKKHTIKADLAQKAFELAERPEFKGSIVWGYVDDLQTTITNVIDPANTQDKIQAYLNEMNFFDGEYVEWKDVQANFNFEFFKMLAFDARPGFLEALADLGFEVAIDHGNNSEVNAPGINKAHALKWLSQELNIDPKNIMAVGDGYNDISMIKFVGYGVSMENSVDDLKKIADLHMPLTNEQGAVSEIIRQYILKK
- a CDS encoding coiled-coil domain-containing protein: MKKDISFIIKYEKGEIDVDGTISLEEMKFMADNMSTKEGIEFGQDFMHTMKQYGSVFPKKAKKPIKKPDPTNELFKLTKAELVDMVQNIMGVVNTLREELQLAQAEIKILRQELAQTKQELAQTKQELAQTKEELQLAHIEIKRLKDKYEPDFL
- the gpmI gene encoding 2,3-bisphosphoglycerate-independent phosphoglycerate mutase; translation: MRIKQPVLLAILDGWGIADEHDKGNAVAQANMTFVKQLQTKYPWVQAHASGEWVGLPEGQMGNSEVGHIHLGAGRIKFESLAKLNNEVKTNQIATNKEIVDAFEFVKTNHTTLHLMGMFSDGGVHSHMNHMMAVYQAAVNFGLTKIAFDLFTDGRDTQPKVAKNYLQTLLDLIKQNNNIGVIASINGRYFAMDRDKRFERSAEAYRAMVSQNDVNSFTDPIAYLESEYNLGKDDEMITPAYNRNNPLGGILPFDAVIFTNFRPDRAIQIASIMTNENYPAWNYSSFQELHFIGDQIRFVSMMKYADSVTSPHIAYPPTPLTNTLGQYLADQGYKQLRIAETEKIAHVTFFFDGGNDYFKNGLAKPNEITLNGASLDLIPSPKVATYDLKPEMSAKEITDQLLIEIEKNEFDLIVLNFANADMVGHTGDEQAAIQAVKVLDQQLERIYDSFVTKHNGIMVITADHGNAEIMIDETGQPNKKHTTQNVPIIITADVEMRSRDAGIADVAPTILDLMYIEIPSEMTQPSLILKK